In Syngnathus scovelli strain Florida chromosome 11, RoL_Ssco_1.2, whole genome shotgun sequence, one DNA window encodes the following:
- the ccdc71 gene encoding uncharacterized protein ccdc71, translating to MAEAVQGPVVGRPSEFANEEERAVHTWSRIASAGRSVLLEAVKILTPMSRDLSSTDELVTFLQELSKEGHKPTVLRSKDVYGYRSYTNQPLTVDMIKPPSRNVRLPPKKRRRVRVKKREVHPSWNVFQNGNPRIQGVRPPEQLMDQCTSAYSKSSVQTCEISEAPQVQSCLRLTNIKGLSGCHTARLQIQTTWDIPRKSPPAVFLQKQPPPALSGIPLQPSQNGDGASTRAVALFSQKSLSCPVRLDGALIGDSAPVFYANGQAFPQTHTELTSNGWGGNVLRQNGLGPKELTHPTRQRNRWRDKKCLRSKVVKVDNSRSVDEARCKAQKMLQVNLSPVIQIRPLNHVLRDFRYQN from the coding sequence ATGGCTGAGGCAGTGCAAGGCCCTGTGGTTGGCCGGCCGTCGGAATTTGCCAACGAGGAGGAGCGGGCGGTTCACACCTGGTCTAGAATTGCGTCAGCCGGTCGCAGTGTCCTTCTGGAAGCGGTGAAGATCCTTACCCCCATGTCCCGGGATCTCTCCAGTACCGATGAGCTGGTCACCTTCCTGCAGGAGTTGAGCAAGGAGGGCCACAAGCCCACCGTACTGCGTAGCAAGGACGTCTATGGCTACCGCTCTTACACAAACCAGCCCTTGACCGTGGACATGATCAAGCCACCTAGCCGGAATGTCAGGCTGCCACCCAAGAAGCGGCGAAGGGTTCGAGTTAAGAAAAGAGAGGTGCATCCTTCCTGGAACGTCTTTCAAAATGGAAACCCCCGAATCCAAGGAGTTCGACCTCCGGAGCAACTGATGGACCAGTGCACTAGTGCCTACAGTAAGAGCTCCGTTCAGACTTGTGAAATCTCTGAGGCTCCCCAGGTGCAATCGTGCCTCAGGCTGACTAATATCAAAGGTCTGTCTGGTTGCCACACAGCCAGACTCCAGATCCAAACCACGTGGGACATACCCCGTAAGAGTCCCCCAGCTGTCTTTTTGCAGAAGCAGCCCCCTCCAGCACTTTCAGGAATACCATTGCAGCCTTCCCAGAATGGTGATGGGGCGTCCACCAGAGCCGTGGCCTTGTTCAGCCAGAAGAGCTTATCTTGCCCCGTCCGACTGGATGGCGCTCTCATCGGTGACTCTGCACCTGTATTCTATGCCAATGGCCAAGCTTTCCCACAGACTCACACGGAGCTCACCAGCAATGGCTGGGGTGGCAACGTCCTCCGCCAAAATGGACTGGGCCCGAAAGAACTGACACATCCCACCCGGCAAAGAAACCGCTGGCGAGATAAGAAGTGTTTGCGCTCAAAGGTTGTGAAGGTGGACAACTCTCGCTCGGTAGACGAAGCTCGATGCAAAGCGCAGAAAATGCTGCAGGTCAACCTGTCTCCCGTGATACAAATCCGCCCTCTGAACCACGTGTTGAGAGACTTCCGATACCAGAATTGA